One part of the Pecten maximus chromosome 9, xPecMax1.1, whole genome shotgun sequence genome encodes these proteins:
- the LOC117335183 gene encoding phosphopantothenoylcysteine decarboxylase-like, whose product MNQSSICEMERDIYTEHVPEMDDSVGKRQTRNVLIGCTGSVASVKVPILVQELMNIDDQLEIKVVTTENALHFFDHSCLQVPVLRDADEWQGWKTMKDPVLHIELRRWADLMVIAPLDANTLAKIASGICDNLLTCTVRAWDLQRPLLFAPAMNTHMWNHPLSGKHTSELRNFGYREISCIKKTLACGDTGYGAMAEVSTIVSQVIETLNSKSSVT is encoded by the exons atgaacCAATCATCAATTTGTGAAATGGAAAGGGACATTTACACTGAGCATGTTCCTGAGATGGATGATTCAGTAGGGAAAAGACAAACAAGAAACGTTCTGATTGGGTGCACTGGAAGTGTGGCATCGGTCAAGGTGCCAATACTTGTACAGGAGTTGATGAACATAGATGATCAG TTGGAAATCAAAGTAGTGACCACTGAAAATGCCCTCCATTTCTTTGACCACTCATGTCTACAAGTCCCAGTTCTCCGAGATGCTGATGAATGGCAG GGTTGGAAGACAATGAAGGACCCTGTGTTACACATAGAGTTAAGGCGCTGGGCTGATCTGATGGTTATTGCTCCATTAGATGCAAACACACTAGCAAAAATTGCTAGTGGAATTTGTGACAATTTACTG aCATGTACTGTTAGAGCCTGGGACTTGCAGCGCCCCCTTTTGTTTGCCCCAGCCATGAATACACACATGTGGAATCACCCACTTAGTGGCAAGCATACCTCAGAGCTGCGGAACTTTGGCTATAGAGAGATATCTTGTATAAAAAAGACTCTGGCGTGTGGCGACACAG GATATGGGGCCATGGCAGAGGTGTCCACCATTGTTTCACAAGTGATTGAAACATTAAATTCCAAATCTTCAGTCACCTGA